One segment of Nitrospira sp. DNA contains the following:
- a CDS encoding XRE family transcriptional regulator yields SGRVRVKVARIGNRTVVRPVAELGDVLNFTVSADGLMVKPPAGVSKARSASGKVTVQLLRDRRAVENEIAVAGCDPSIFLVGEHLRKRQEQATLVGWTMGSAAAVEALLRHEVHIAGVHVVDAKSGESNLPYLRQHLNKKDYTVVTFATWEQGLLVRHGNPKRIRRVTELARKQVTLVNREEGSGARLLLDRQLVAAGVKSAQVRGYAALAGSHLEVARTVAEGRADVGIGVRSAATPFGLEFIPLQEERYDLVMPTAYLSAHRGLAVLLDAIVSRPFRTEIEALGGYGTRDTGKIQAL; encoded by the coding sequence TCGGGGCGTGTCCGTGTCAAGGTGGCCCGGATCGGGAATCGCACGGTGGTCCGTCCAGTGGCGGAACTGGGCGACGTGTTGAATTTTACGGTCTCTGCGGACGGACTGATGGTGAAACCGCCGGCCGGCGTGTCCAAAGCACGCAGTGCAAGCGGCAAGGTCACGGTACAACTGCTGCGGGACCGCCGGGCCGTGGAAAACGAAATCGCGGTGGCCGGCTGCGACCCGTCGATTTTTCTGGTTGGGGAGCATCTACGAAAACGTCAGGAGCAGGCGACCCTCGTGGGATGGACAATGGGCAGTGCGGCGGCAGTGGAGGCGCTGCTGCGGCACGAGGTGCACATCGCTGGCGTGCATGTCGTGGATGCGAAATCAGGCGAGAGCAATCTGCCGTACCTGCGCCAGCATCTCAACAAAAAAGACTACACGGTCGTGACCTTCGCCACCTGGGAACAGGGGCTGCTGGTGCGACATGGCAATCCCAAGCGCATCCGGCGCGTAACCGAGCTGGCCCGCAAGCAGGTGACGCTCGTCAATCGCGAAGAGGGATCCGGTGCACGCCTGCTCCTCGATCGTCAACTAGTAGCCGCGGGTGTGAAGTCTGCGCAGGTCAGGGGCTATGCCGCATTAGCCGGTTCGCATCTGGAAGTCGCGCGGACGGTTGCCGAGGGGCGCGCCGATGTGGGCATCGGGGTGCGATCGGCGGCGACACCGTTTGGACTCGAGTTCATTCCCTTGCAGGAGGAGCGGTATGACCTGGTCATGCCGACGGCCTATCTATCAGCGCATCGTGGGCTGGCGGTGCTACTGGATGCGATCGTGAGCCGGCCGTTTCGGACGGAAATCGAAGCGCTGGGGGGATACGGCACGCGGGACACGGGAAAGATTCAGGCGCTGTGA